In Clostridiales bacterium, a single window of DNA contains:
- a CDS encoding polysaccharide pyruvyl transferase family protein encodes MKQIILMGASLNSGNRGVNALTRGTINALIDANEDCSITIISYTVKRKIENVIDYHNKILKVNEIPSNLKGGLSFYIKTKFSIDTCFLNRDVYKLLENADIVLDISEGDSFSDIYGYKRFFLHSFLKLGTIKLGKKLILLPQTMGPYNNKFVKLIYCAT; translated from the coding sequence GTGAAACAGATTATATTAATGGGAGCTTCCCTTAACTCAGGAAACAGAGGAGTTAATGCTCTTACAAGGGGTACTATAAATGCTTTAATAGACGCAAATGAAGATTGTAGTATAACCATTATTTCATATACAGTAAAACGGAAAATAGAAAATGTAATAGATTATCATAATAAAATTCTAAAGGTCAATGAAATTCCCAGTAACCTAAAAGGTGGATTAAGTTTTTACATAAAAACAAAATTTTCTATTGATACTTGTTTTTTAAACAGAGATGTATATAAACTTTTAGAAAATGCGGATATAGTTTTGGATATAAGCGAAGGGGATAGCTTTAGTGACATATATGGATATAAAAGATTTTTTTTACATTCTTTCTTAAAGTTAGGCACTATTAAACTTGGCAAAAAGTTAATTTTATTACCCCAGACTATGGGACCATATAATAATAAATTTGTTAAATTAATCTATTGTGCTACCTGA
- a CDS encoding glycosyltransferase family 1 protein, with protein MNIGIDARSLIEYKTGIGYYLNDLLINLLKIDNFNNYYLFSDRKIVFDKKEFNNVYLIVDNKHKIIKKTLWYMLDMSKLVQKYHVDIFWGTQHVLPFGLKKIPKLLTIHDLVCYEMPETMSFYNKLINKLFIPFSVRRADIIASVSLSTRSGIKKYFGSVIDLNKVKVIYLGSNISSVSENKENEFFENHLNIIPAKYILFIGTIEPRKNVQLLLKAYENIRKSKDLKLVLCGKVGWKSDNIMQAMKNHIYSSDIIYLNYVTNEEKYILMKNCFVFVFPSLYEGFGLPVIEAMKANAVTLISRSSSLNELVDMDELKFDTNDADELAAKILHLCNNPQEYDRLRSYCSNRGKDFNWENAAMEYLKIFDCLNGLYKQS; from the coding sequence TTGGTTATTATCTCAATGACCTATTAATTAATTTGCTTAAAATAGATAACTTTAATAATTATTATTTATTTTCTGATAGAAAAATTGTTTTTGACAAAAAAGAATTTAATAATGTGTATTTGATAGTTGATAATAAGCACAAGATTATAAAAAAGACGCTATGGTATATGCTGGATATGTCTAAATTAGTACAAAAGTATCATGTAGATATATTTTGGGGGACTCAACATGTATTGCCATTCGGCCTAAAGAAAATTCCGAAGTTGTTGACTATCCATGATTTGGTTTGTTATGAAATGCCGGAGACAATGTCTTTTTATAATAAATTGATAAATAAATTGTTTATTCCCTTTTCAGTTAGGCGTGCTGATATTATTGCTTCTGTTTCACTCTCCACTAGATCCGGGATAAAAAAATATTTTGGAAGCGTTATTGATTTGAACAAAGTCAAAGTGATTTATTTGGGAAGTAACATAAGTAGCGTGAGCGAGAATAAGGAGAATGAGTTTTTTGAAAACCATTTAAATATAATTCCAGCAAAATATATATTATTTATAGGTACGATAGAGCCAAGAAAGAATGTTCAATTATTATTAAAAGCATATGAAAATATAAGAAAGAGTAAAGATTTAAAACTGGTTTTATGTGGCAAAGTAGGCTGGAAATCAGATAATATAATGCAAGCGATGAAAAATCATATATATAGTAGTGATATAATTTATTTAAACTATGTTACAAATGAAGAAAAGTATATTCTGATGAAGAATTGCTTTGTATTTGTTTTTCCATCCCTTTATGAGGGATTTGGGCTTCCGGTAATTGAAGCTATGAAGGCAAATGCAGTTACATTGATTTCAAGATCTTCATCGCTAAATGAATTGGTTGATATGGATGAGCTGAAATTTGATACAAATGATGCTGATGAATTGGCTGCGAAGATACTTCATCTATGCAATAATCCACAAGAATATGACAGACTTAGGTCATATTGTTCTAATAGGGGAAAGGATTTTAACTGGGAAAATGCAGCTATGGAATATTTAAAAATATTTGATTGTTTAAATGGACTGTATAAACAGTCATAG
- a CDS encoding glycosyltransferase family 2 protein — protein sequence MSATTAKVFIILVNYKKYNDTIECIRSLKKIRYNNFEIIVIDNCSGNGSVDEIKANYPDIKLFSTSKNLGFAGANNLGIKYALEHNADYILLLNNDTVVDEMFLYYMVESFNKYPDAGIVGNKILYYESKDLLWFAGGRINWLKFRVDHYGNKERDKEIFNHEKEMDFISGCCMLIKAEVFNKIGLIDENYFMYYEDVDLCIRAADAGYKLIYNPKSFIYHKVGLSSGGEDSPFVIKWNTRNKLIFMHKYKYKVSKMSYCISIICLNLSDIKKCLPYILRNNKDKFKALLSGKKLGRDYIKRNMIKRRNEK from the coding sequence ATGTCAGCAACAACCGCTAAGGTATTTATAATATTAGTCAATTATAAGAAGTACAATGATACGATAGAGTGTATCAGGAGCTTGAAAAAAATAAGGTATAATAATTTTGAAATAATTGTAATTGATAATTGCTCTGGCAATGGTTCTGTAGACGAAATAAAAGCAAATTATCCGGATATAAAATTGTTTTCAACATCTAAAAATTTAGGCTTTGCTGGAGCTAATAATTTGGGTATAAAGTATGCTTTAGAGCACAATGCTGATTATATTTTGCTTTTAAATAATGATACTGTAGTTGACGAGATGTTCCTCTATTATATGGTGGAGTCATTTAATAAATATCCAGATGCAGGTATTGTAGGGAATAAGATATTATATTATGAAAGTAAGGACTTGTTATGGTTTGCCGGGGGTAGGATTAACTGGTTAAAGTTCAGAGTAGACCATTATGGAAATAAGGAAAGGGATAAAGAAATATTCAATCATGAGAAAGAAATGGATTTTATCTCAGGATGTTGTATGCTTATTAAGGCAGAAGTTTTTAATAAGATAGGATTGATAGATGAAAATTATTTTATGTATTATGAAGATGTTGATTTATGCATTCGGGCAGCAGATGCAGGATATAAATTAATATATAACCCTAAGTCATTTATTTATCATAAAGTAGGCTTATCAAGTGGGGGAGAGGATTCACCATTTGTTATAAAGTGGAATACGAGGAATAAGCTAATATTTATGCATAAATATAAATATAAAGTTTCTAAAATGAGTTATTGTATTTCAATTATTTGTTTAAATCTTTCTGATATTAAAAAGTGCTTACCATATATCCTGAGAAATAACAAAGACAAGTTTAAAGCATTACTATCAGGTAAAAAACTTGGACGAGATTATATAAAGAGGAATATGATTAAAAGGAGAAACGAGAAGTGA